In Corticium candelabrum chromosome 1, ooCorCand1.1, whole genome shotgun sequence, the genomic stretch TGTtacgtgtacagtaccaaCATAATTTATGCATTGTGGGATTTCGTTTCAGAATGACATACAATAAAAGCGAATAAAACTACACCTCTGATGGGCCACTTGGTATTACGCAGTAAGGGATTTCCTGACCTCATTGTTTGTCACATTTTATAGATGATGAAGCTAGTCCATCCTATCAGCTATTACCTCACGATGATTTCTATCCATTTACTGTACCCTACAAAATGTCTGGAGATCTCAAGGTAGAAATCAGAATATGAAAGTTAATGTCATAAAGACAGTACGAATGGTGCAaatgacagacatacaaacagacaactgaaTCTGATGtagacacagatagacagcatACTTAGGTATCACTCCATTCACAATCACACTGAGCAATGAAGTGTGtcgaaagagagacagacagacatacccTAGCAGACCagtgagagacagacagaatggcaGGCAattacagacaaatggatgaacCAATTTAACTTAGCAAGTTGACAACACTCACATGATGGAGCTTGTGTTATTCTCCATTCTAGGAAAATCCTTGTCCTTTACCTCCGCTGTATGCTAATGCATTGTCCAAGAGAAAACGGTACAATAAGACGCAACAAGTAGCGCCTCGATAACTTTCCTTCATATCAAATTTGTTTACTCTTTCAGTTCTCTGGAAAGTTGGTATCAGGCATTACAGGAAGCAGATTTAGACAGTAGCCAGCAACAACAGCTTCAATCTGCTGTAGAAACACAGTTTCACGAGTGGCTCATCCAGACAGGCAATGATATACAGCTAGCCAATAGTTAGAAGTctgtaaattgtaaacaatTACAATAGAGGtcaaaattatattattatatctgcAGATTTTATTAAGAAAATCTTTTTGGAACAAGCTCTGGTATGTCTTCTGGTGTTTGTTGGCCAGTTGCACGACTCGTAGTTGGTGTTCCAGGCAATTGTGTTTGTCCAGCAACACTAACTCCTTCGCTTTTACTGGTCTCCACGTTGACAATAGTTGGCAGAGAAGTGAAGTCAGATGAAAGACTTGATTGAGTTGCCAGACTAATTCAACAAATACGTCTGATCAATAAAATCCATTTGCCACTTGTGACTAAATTGTTTCTCACTACCCTGGATCTGAGATTCCACTCACAGCAGAACTACCAGATCGTACCGAACTTGTCACTGGCAAACTCTTAACGAACAAACAATAAGTAAACAACATGGTAAAGTCTTGCTTGCAAAACAGGTTTTCgtattaataatattacattGACTACAAAACTACACTGTAGTCACTTGATCTCTTTCTGACGTCCACAATAAATATGCATACCTGAGACAGGCCAGTTGGGGCTTCGTTGTAATATCCGGTGACTTGTGCTCGCTCCAGCTTCAGTTTGTTGGCATTAAGTTTCCGTTTGAATTCAATCGCTTTCTTCAGCTGTTCCTGCACACCACGAAAGTGTGTCATTCCAGACAAACTTTGCAGTGTTCTACAGAAATCTAATGGTTAAGCAATAGTGTGTACCTATACTAAACCATAAACACATACTTAACAGCATAATCGGCATCATATCCAAGTCCTTGAGCTCTTTGCTGTATATTTTTCAATTGCCTCTACACAACAGCGATTCAAGGTAAAATCGTATTAAGATCTTGTACCCTTCATGGTATTGTTACTTACATCGCTACCTTATTATAACTTTAAGTCTTACTGTATATGGTCAGTCATACacaaattattaaaaataatcaTTAATTCAGAAAACTAAGAAAAAGCACTACAAGCATTAGCACAGAACTTAAAATGTGATACCATAGTCCAACATTTCTACTAAGTATATCAGAATGATGGAGTCCATCATTCTGATATACTTAGTAGAAATAATACTCACTTTTCTTTCAACAGAGTCAGGAACTGCACGTCTTACATGTTCTTGTAGTCTATACAGACCCAGTGATGGTTCGTTGGCAGCTAAATGAAGACACTCCGACAACTTGTCTGTTACTAGACAACAATAATTAGGAAAACTACTGTAGATAAGCAGCAACAAATTAAACATAAACGTGAACAAggccacgtgtgtgtgtgtgtgtgtgtgtgtgtgtgtgtgtgtgtgtgtgtgtgtgtgtgtgtgtgtgtgtgtgtgtgtgtggtgctatagctcagttggttagagagtcattttACGAAGTGATTACATcggggaccttgcagggttgcaagttcaagtcacagtgatggcgagctatggcataattttcttgggcaaaaaacttacacacaattgcctctctcgactcaggagtataaatgagtacctggtcattgactggggtggcaaaggcccctgactacgacaaagtccatcagccactggggtcagggtgggactttgggtgcccacaccacagttggcgtcgcagtcggtgctcctgtgagcacctggccaggctccaggagattgcttagcacggcccgtagcttagtgcacaggaacccagccatctggctggcgGCATTACcttttaacggcagctccttatccatttgcggtgtgtgtgtgtgtgtgtgtgtgtgtgtgtgtgtggtgtgtgtgtgtgtgtgtgtgtgtgtgtgtggtgtgtgtgtgtgtgtgtgtgtgtgtgtgtgtggtgtgtgtgtgtgtgtggtgtgtgtgtgtgtgtgtgtgtgtgtggtgtgtgtgtgtgtgtgtgtgtgtgtggtgtgtgtgtgtgtgtgtgtgtgtgtgtgtgtgtgtgtgtgcacgcgcgcgcgcgcgttacTCGCTCACGTGCGGTATGTCTGACACCTTAGAATGATGATGTGTGCAGTACCTTTCTTTACTTTTCTCTCTGCCTCGTTATCAATGTCAGGAGGAAGTTGCAACCTTGCTTTCTGTGGTGATTCCTTCTCTGcaagacacagaaacaatcTGCGCATCACTTTTTCTCCAGTCTCATCAACAACTTGGCCCAACCCCTTTCTATCTCAAGAGAGAAAGCTTACCCTTCTTACTCCAAGATTGAGTCTCCTCTTCCTTCTTCGTTGCTGCTAAGTCTGCGCCAGCCCAATCCAGCATGTCACATACCTTTACACCGCTAACGTCCAGTAGCCCGTATCTAGAACACCTTTCGATAAGTTGGGTTCTCGAGGCGGTTTGAAGTCTTG encodes the following:
- the LOC134184125 gene encoding BLOC-1-related complex subunit 8 homolog — protein: MLDWAGADLAATKKEEETQSWSKKEKESPQKARLQLPPDIDNEAERKVKKVTDKLSECLHLAANEPSLGLYRLQEHVRRAVPDSVERKRQLKNIQQRAQGLGYDADYAVKTLQSLSGMTHFRGVQEQLKKAIEFKRKLNANKLKLERAQVTGYYNEAPTGLSQSLPVTSSVRSGSSAVSGISDPGLATQSSLSSDFTSLPTIVNVETSKSEGVSVAGQTQLPGTPTTSRATGQQTPEDIPELVPKRFS